The following are from one region of the Sporosarcina sp. 6E9 genome:
- a CDS encoding DUF2167 domain-containing protein, whose product MKRWIGLMAVLFMVFGTTVNAENDYEWIEGGTSVDLGDMAKIDLDPEFIFLDGKNTQQMAEDYGDYVSGFEIGSIYPMDESQTWAVFFDYEEIGHIKDAEKEKIDAKALLKSYKDGAKEDNKTREPGERFYVTGWDIEPHYDEETHRLTWSLLLEDENKETFLNYNTLLLTREGNISVVLVTDPDNREADKKMLNEQIMSKLEVTAGNKYEDFDKSTDKVSEYGLNALILGGAGLAIAKKIGILGVILVFAKKFGVLIIAGLAALWGFIRKKKKAPISFEEEIVATEESEEKDPVDK is encoded by the coding sequence GTGAAACGATGGATTGGATTGATGGCTGTACTATTTATGGTATTTGGCACGACAGTAAACGCAGAGAATGATTATGAATGGATTGAAGGTGGCACGTCGGTAGACTTAGGGGATATGGCAAAAATAGACCTTGATCCTGAATTCATCTTTCTAGACGGGAAAAACACGCAGCAAATGGCAGAGGACTACGGGGATTATGTTTCAGGTTTTGAAATCGGAAGCATCTACCCTATGGATGAATCCCAAACTTGGGCAGTTTTCTTCGATTATGAGGAAATCGGTCATATTAAAGACGCTGAAAAGGAAAAAATTGACGCCAAAGCTTTATTGAAAAGCTACAAAGATGGCGCAAAAGAGGACAATAAAACGCGTGAACCCGGTGAACGTTTCTATGTAACCGGTTGGGATATCGAACCACATTACGATGAAGAAACGCATAGACTCACATGGTCTTTATTACTAGAAGACGAAAACAAAGAAACTTTCCTAAATTATAATACCCTTCTACTCACAAGAGAAGGAAATATCTCAGTCGTTCTTGTGACCGATCCCGACAATAGAGAAGCGGACAAGAAGATGCTGAATGAACAAATTATGTCAAAGTTAGAAGTAACCGCTGGCAACAAATATGAAGACTTTGATAAATCCACCGATAAAGTATCAGAATACGGATTGAACGCATTAATCCTAGGTGGTGCCGGCTTAGCTATAGCTAAAAAAATAGGGATTTTAGGCGTCATTCTCGTTTTCGCCAAAAAGTTCGGCGTACTAATAATCGCTGGTCTAGCGGCACTATGGGGATTCATCAGAAAGAAGAAAAAGGCACCGATTTCATTTGAGGAAGAAATCGTAGCTACTGAGGAATCCGAAGAAAAAGATCCAGTAGACAAATAA
- the pgeF gene encoding peptidoglycan editing factor PgeF: MKTKLYINNENLIAGMTMKEETELEMNNMALHACENPDNIIINRKKLAASLQCELASFVCANQTHSDNFYKVTLQDTGRGSEQLETAIQDTDALYTYEPNIVLCSFTADCVPVIFRNEKTGLIGVIHSGWQGTVKEITKKLFNHLIQVEQCDPKDFHVQIGAALSQEKFEVDEDVYLKFKGLGYADEFMYFNDATYKYHIDNQLTVQKQLELADIPADQIEIDQTCTFKDPNGFSYREDRQCGRHLSFIVRKSD; encoded by the coding sequence ATGAAAACAAAACTATATATTAACAACGAAAACTTAATTGCAGGCATGACAATGAAAGAGGAAACAGAACTCGAAATGAACAATATGGCGCTTCACGCATGTGAAAACCCTGACAATATAATCATAAATAGAAAAAAACTAGCCGCATCTTTACAATGCGAGCTGGCTTCCTTTGTATGCGCGAATCAGACGCACAGTGACAACTTCTACAAAGTAACCCTACAAGACACAGGACGGGGTTCTGAGCAACTAGAAACGGCTATCCAAGACACAGATGCACTTTACACTTACGAACCCAATATCGTCCTATGTAGCTTCACAGCAGATTGTGTGCCCGTCATTTTCCGCAACGAAAAAACTGGACTCATCGGCGTCATCCACTCCGGTTGGCAAGGCACCGTGAAAGAAATCACAAAAAAGCTTTTCAATCATTTAATACAAGTTGAACAGTGCGATCCGAAAGATTTTCATGTTCAAATCGGCGCCGCCCTTAGCCAAGAAAAGTTCGAAGTCGATGAAGATGTCTATCTGAAATTCAAAGGCCTTGGCTATGCGGACGAGTTTATGTATTTCAATGATGCCACCTACAAATACCACATCGACAATCAATTAACGGTACAAAAACAATTGGAGCTTGCTGATATACCTGCTGATCAAATTGAGATAGATCAAACCTGTACATTTAAAGATCCAAACGGCTTTTCATATCGTGAAGATAGACAGTGCGGAAGGCATTTGAGTTTTATTGTTAGAAAAAGCGACTGA
- the abc-f gene encoding ribosomal protection-like ABC-F family protein, which produces MLIGKLNGVSVRYGEKVIIDEVTAEIPAGARIAIVGPNGAGKTTLLSVLAGETALTSGTIHWNGKAPSVTYFRQEQEEESQVDWERADAHIYRKKWNVPEKTAYNFASGGERMKMRLSAALAERSNLVLLDEPTNHLDSNSLDELIRIIQAGKETYLIVSHDRHFIDKVADYVFEIESGKLTVYQGNYTDYRTKKDFDREVQQHHYEQQQRMIERVEGQMDQLGRWSEKAHTASTKKGGAKEYWRMKAKKKDVQIRSKRKRLEAELDKERIDKPEDEYGVSFDMKGRTKKGRRVLELKGVQKSYAGNALFSNVSFTVQAGERIALVGPNGAGKSTLFRMILGEENYEGDLWKTDGMTIGYLSQTVLDLPWDETMADYFHAETYEEQGLIRINLTNLGFSESQWNLPLSALSMGERVKVKLMQFILEGTDVLVLDEPTNHLDLASREELERTLDTFPGTLLFASHDRYFVERMANGLLVFEEGTIRKLPMTYAEWKERGATPKPKSTVEERLRLETELQAVLGQLSLLKPGDKEYAELDEAFLDLSKRLKRLL; this is translated from the coding sequence ATGCTTATTGGGAAATTGAATGGTGTATCGGTTCGATACGGGGAAAAAGTGATTATTGATGAAGTGACGGCGGAGATTCCGGCAGGTGCACGTATTGCGATTGTCGGGCCGAACGGGGCTGGGAAGACGACGCTTTTGTCAGTGTTGGCCGGGGAAACAGCGCTAACATCCGGGACAATTCACTGGAACGGAAAAGCGCCTTCGGTCACGTATTTTCGGCAGGAACAGGAAGAAGAATCGCAAGTTGACTGGGAACGGGCGGATGCGCATATTTACCGGAAGAAGTGGAATGTGCCCGAAAAGACTGCGTATAATTTTGCAAGCGGTGGAGAACGGATGAAAATGAGACTTTCCGCAGCACTTGCTGAGCGAAGCAACCTGGTTTTACTGGATGAACCGACGAACCATTTAGACAGCAACAGTTTGGACGAATTAATACGGATCATTCAAGCAGGCAAAGAAACGTATCTCATCGTTTCGCATGATCGGCATTTCATCGATAAAGTTGCGGACTATGTATTTGAGATCGAATCCGGGAAGTTAACGGTTTATCAAGGGAATTATACAGATTACCGAACGAAGAAAGATTTTGATCGCGAAGTTCAGCAACATCACTATGAACAGCAGCAACGCATGATTGAAAGAGTCGAGGGTCAGATGGATCAGCTTGGAAGATGGTCAGAAAAAGCGCATACGGCTTCAACGAAAAAAGGTGGAGCGAAAGAATACTGGCGCATGAAAGCGAAAAAGAAGGATGTGCAGATTCGTTCGAAGCGGAAGCGGCTTGAAGCTGAGCTGGATAAGGAACGCATTGATAAGCCAGAGGACGAATATGGCGTGTCGTTTGATATGAAAGGGCGGACGAAAAAAGGTAGACGCGTTCTTGAATTGAAAGGTGTTCAAAAATCATACGCTGGAAATGCATTGTTTAGCAATGTCTCATTTACAGTGCAGGCGGGTGAGCGAATTGCGCTTGTCGGTCCGAATGGTGCAGGAAAATCCACGTTGTTTCGGATGATTCTTGGAGAAGAAAATTACGAAGGCGATCTTTGGAAAACAGATGGCATGACGATTGGCTATTTAAGTCAGACGGTGTTGGATTTACCGTGGGATGAGACGATGGCGGATTATTTTCACGCAGAAACCTATGAGGAACAGGGTTTAATTCGCATAAATTTAACGAATCTCGGGTTTTCAGAAAGTCAGTGGAATCTACCATTGTCAGCGTTAAGTATGGGTGAGCGTGTGAAGGTGAAATTGATGCAGTTCATCCTCGAGGGGACGGATGTGTTGGTATTAGACGAGCCGACGAATCATCTGGATTTGGCTTCGCGGGAGGAGCTCGAGCGGACGTTGGACACATTTCCGGGTACGCTATTATTTGCATCGCATGACCGTTATTTTGTAGAGCGCATGGCGAATGGGTTGCTTGTTTTTGAAGAGGGAACAATCCGGAAGTTGCCAATGACATATGCGGAGTGGAAAGAGCGGGGGGCTACTCCGAAACCGAAGTCGACGGTGGAAGAAAGACTTCGACTAGAAACGGAGTTACAAGCGGTTTTGGGCCAGCTTAGTTTGTTGAAGCCTGGGGATAAGGAGTATGCGGAACTTGATGAAGCGTTTTTGGATTTGAGTAAGCGGTTGAAAAGGTTGTTGTAA
- a CDS encoding DUF4362 domain-containing protein, with product MRKIYTIILLLFLLSACGEYSPSKHDVVNSHGEIENLGLLEKFIEDVSLKKDSEIRVVNYTEEGDPIIHDLNYSNDKLTTKIDTREDEYGEQLVMEDVCESIKKIGKNNQAIYQLEGCKGEEEVKYVLVIDND from the coding sequence ATGAGAAAAATATATACGATTATCTTATTACTATTTCTACTTTCAGCTTGTGGTGAATATTCTCCTTCAAAGCATGATGTAGTCAATTCCCATGGAGAAATAGAAAATCTTGGATTGCTTGAAAAGTTTATAGAAGATGTTTCATTGAAAAAGGACAGTGAGATTCGAGTAGTAAATTACACCGAGGAAGGCGATCCAATTATCCATGACTTAAACTATTCCAACGATAAATTAACTACGAAAATCGATACAAGGGAAGATGAATATGGGGAACAATTAGTAATGGAAGATGTGTGTGAAAGCATAAAAAAAATCGGCAAAAATAATCAAGCGATTTACCAGTTAGAGGGATGTAAAGGCGAAGAAGAAGTAAAATATGTACTTGTAATTGATAATGATTAG
- a CDS encoding macro domain-containing protein, with product MPLEIVRNDLTKMNVDVIVNAANSALQIGGGVCGAIFNAAGATDLQVACDEIGGCPVGEAVITDGFGLPAKKIIHTVGPIWKGGNANEETLLRNCYKNSLALAVSEGYESIAFPLISSGIYGYPREQAFQVAMSTISEFLLTHDIYVYLVVFDQKAFGISQQLFTSIKAYINEHYVDEQEITYSRDRRQLDEEVMREVESYSIEMPVSKRNLEDVLAQMDESFSESLLRLIDDKGMTDVATYRKANIDRRLFSKIRNAVDYTPKKKTVIAFAIALELNLDETIDLLAKAGYTLSQSYKFDVIIGYFIEEEVYNIHEINEVLFSFDQVLLGA from the coding sequence ATGCCTTTAGAAATTGTGCGTAATGATCTTACAAAGATGAATGTAGATGTTATCGTAAACGCTGCAAATAGCGCGCTTCAAATAGGTGGCGGTGTTTGTGGGGCTATTTTTAATGCGGCAGGTGCGACTGACTTGCAGGTGGCATGTGATGAAATTGGCGGGTGTCCGGTAGGGGAGGCAGTCATTACTGATGGTTTCGGCTTGCCTGCAAAGAAAATTATCCATACAGTCGGACCAATTTGGAAAGGCGGCAATGCGAATGAAGAAACGCTGCTTAGAAATTGTTATAAAAACTCTTTAGCGCTTGCTGTTTCTGAAGGATATGAGTCTATTGCGTTTCCACTCATTTCATCTGGAATTTACGGCTATCCAAGGGAACAAGCCTTCCAAGTCGCGATGTCGACGATAAGCGAATTCTTACTGACGCACGACATCTATGTCTATCTCGTTGTCTTCGATCAGAAGGCGTTCGGCATCAGCCAGCAGTTATTTACATCGATTAAGGCGTATATTAATGAGCATTATGTGGATGAACAAGAAATCACTTATTCTCGCGATCGCAGGCAGTTGGACGAGGAAGTTATGCGGGAAGTTGAATCATATTCAATCGAAATGCCTGTCAGTAAAAGAAATCTAGAAGACGTTTTGGCGCAAATGGATGAATCTTTTTCCGAAAGCCTGCTGCGTTTAATTGATGACAAAGGCATGACGGACGTAGCTACATATCGAAAAGCGAATATCGATCGACGTCTATTTTCCAAAATCCGCAATGCTGTTGATTACACACCGAAGAAAAAAACGGTCATTGCATTCGCAATCGCGTTGGAATTAAATCTTGATGAAACGATCGATTTATTAGCAAAGGCTGGGTACACGTTGTCGCAGAGTTATAAATTCGATGTGATTATTGGCTATTTCATAGAAGAGGAAGTCTATAATATCCACGAAATTAATGAAGTGTTATTTAGTTTTGATCAAGTGTTGTTGGGGGCGTAA
- a CDS encoding vWA domain-containing protein, whose product MNANGTELVFILDRSGSMAGLEADTIGGYNAMLAKQKNEEGEATVTTVLFNHDIDLLHDRIKIKGIAPITEREYEVGGTTALLDAIGSTIHKIGNVQKRTSTEERAGKVLFVITTDGMENASREYDYAKIKAMIEHQKTTYDWEFIFLGANIDAVATASKFGIQEDYAVNYHADSEGTQVNFQALNEAVTSFRKGQKIDRVWKENIEKDFESRK is encoded by the coding sequence ATGAATGCGAATGGAACGGAATTAGTGTTTATTTTGGATAGAAGTGGTTCAATGGCGGGGCTTGAGGCGGATACGATTGGCGGCTATAACGCGATGCTCGCAAAACAAAAGAATGAGGAAGGCGAAGCGACGGTCACCACGGTGTTATTCAACCATGATATCGACTTGCTGCATGACCGTATCAAGATTAAAGGAATTGCGCCGATAACGGAACGGGAATATGAAGTAGGTGGCACGACTGCGTTGCTGGATGCCATTGGGTCGACGATTCATAAGATCGGCAATGTGCAAAAGAGAACGAGCACAGAAGAACGCGCTGGAAAAGTTCTTTTCGTCATCACGACGGATGGGATGGAAAATGCCAGCCGTGAATATGATTATGCGAAGATAAAAGCGATGATTGAGCACCAAAAAACGACGTATGACTGGGAGTTTATCTTCCTCGGGGCGAATATTGACGCAGTGGCTACCGCTTCGAAATTCGGCATTCAAGAGGATTACGCCGTAAACTATCATGCAGACAGTGAAGGGACTCAGGTTAACTTTCAGGCACTCAATGAGGCTGTGACATCTTTTCGAAAAGGTCAAAAGATCGATCGGGTTTGGAAGGAAAACATTGAAAAGGATTTTGAAAGTCGCAAATGA
- a CDS encoding NADPH-dependent FMN reductase, with protein MGLLDKLFGTKKEEEITMTKSNIGIILGSTREGRVSPQVGAWVKELADQRGDANYTIIDIADYKLPLLGEAGGDASGAAAWSEIIAQQDGFVFIVQEYNHSITGALKNALDYLRVEWNDKAAGIVSYGSVGGARAAEHLRGILSELSVAHVRVHPALSLFTDFENGTDFKPADVQANSVNQMLDQVIPWTTALKTVRK; from the coding sequence ATGGGTTTACTAGATAAATTATTTGGTACAAAAAAAGAGGAGGAAATTACAATGACAAAATCAAACATAGGGATTATTTTAGGATCAACACGTGAAGGACGCGTAAGTCCACAAGTAGGGGCATGGGTTAAAGAATTAGCAGATCAACGCGGGGATGCAAATTACACAATTATTGATATCGCGGATTATAAATTACCACTACTAGGCGAAGCAGGCGGCGACGCATCAGGTGCAGCAGCTTGGTCAGAAATCATTGCACAACAAGACGGATTTGTATTCATTGTTCAGGAATACAATCACTCGATCACAGGGGCACTTAAAAATGCGTTAGATTACTTACGTGTAGAGTGGAACGACAAAGCAGCAGGGATTGTATCGTACGGTTCAGTAGGCGGAGCTCGTGCAGCGGAACATTTACGTGGCATTTTGAGTGAATTATCAGTAGCACATGTCCGCGTACACCCAGCTTTATCATTATTTACAGACTTCGAAAATGGAACGGACTTCAAACCAGCTGACGTACAAGCGAATTCAGTGAATCAAATGTTAGACCAAGTAATCCCTTGGACAACAGCATTAAAAACAGTTCGTAAATAA
- a CDS encoding ParM/StbA family protein has product MTNSRIAAIDVGNDSLKAIFGKLDAELNIPNVIAQDIEDRPVIGIEELDKQESIDGIHIRLHSPALQDNNSIYRVGNLAAKSGNSTELDPGSNKSEEDQTLVMLFAALALDAAREENKEVFKRKNNVIEATYTLGTGLPLREVKEGKDVGYRSQLLGSVHQVEFLVTPKYQGIKVNIKFDEVKVYPEGFAAFINLVMDNDLNVINKELIDKQILIQDIGGLSTDVAVIKNRKVDDDKAQGFNLGVSASLDAIREEIYARHEVELDSRMDVVDIITRKNDRNHIMVRGSRTNVHDIVDRILLDLAKKQYRHLRNTWARNSQSEICYFIGGGSIVLKDYLKTLNNSLDGYNIDFFEDEKESVWMMANAYYKLITDFAKKNMAQPEPKAEEKVAAKTK; this is encoded by the coding sequence TTGACAAATTCGCGCATTGCAGCAATTGACGTAGGAAATGATTCATTGAAAGCTATTTTCGGAAAATTAGACGCAGAACTAAATATCCCGAATGTAATTGCACAGGATATCGAAGACCGTCCAGTTATCGGAATTGAAGAATTAGATAAACAAGAATCGATTGACGGAATTCATATTCGTCTGCACTCCCCTGCCCTTCAAGACAACAATTCGATTTACCGTGTTGGGAACTTAGCTGCGAAAAGCGGTAATTCTACAGAGCTTGATCCAGGAAGCAACAAATCTGAAGAAGATCAAACGCTTGTCATGTTATTTGCGGCACTCGCATTGGATGCGGCCCGAGAAGAGAATAAAGAAGTTTTCAAACGCAAAAATAATGTAATTGAAGCTACTTATACTTTAGGGACAGGTCTTCCACTGAGAGAAGTAAAGGAAGGGAAAGACGTTGGGTATCGTTCTCAATTACTTGGATCTGTTCACCAAGTAGAGTTTTTAGTAACACCTAAATATCAAGGCATTAAAGTGAATATCAAATTTGATGAAGTGAAAGTTTATCCGGAAGGCTTTGCGGCGTTTATCAACCTTGTAATGGACAATGATTTGAATGTCATCAATAAAGAATTGATCGACAAACAAATTTTGATACAAGATATCGGTGGTCTTTCAACAGACGTGGCAGTGATTAAAAACCGTAAAGTCGATGATGATAAGGCACAAGGCTTCAACTTGGGTGTGTCAGCTTCGCTTGATGCAATTCGTGAAGAAATCTATGCTAGACATGAAGTTGAGTTGGATAGCCGGATGGATGTCGTGGATATTATCACGCGTAAAAATGACCGCAACCATATCATGGTAAGAGGTAGCCGGACAAACGTACATGATATCGTAGACCGGATTCTATTGGATTTAGCGAAAAAGCAATATCGTCATTTACGAAATACATGGGCAAGAAATTCCCAGTCTGAAATTTGTTATTTCATCGGCGGAGGGTCAATCGTTCTAAAAGATTACCTAAAAACTTTGAACAATAGCTTAGACGGCTATAACATCGATTTCTTTGAAGATGAAAAAGAAAGTGTTTGGATGATGGCAAATGCTTATTATAAACTGATTACAGATTTCGCCAAAAAGAATATGGCACAACCGGAACCGAAAGCTGAAGAAAAAGTAGCAGCTAAAACTAAATAG
- a CDS encoding P1 family peptidase, translated as MNGPKKIRDRGITIGRLPIGEKNCITDVAGVKVGHITLDKPLAGEEYAATGVTAILPHGDNLFQNKVVGATYVLNGFGKTTGLVQVDELGLIESPIMLTNTFGVPAVTQGTLQYMLEETPEIGDSTGTINIVVGECNDSRLNSIRALPVQPSDATAAIKEASTGASLEGAIGAGKGMICFGYKGGIGTSSRVVQDDASGKSYTMGCLVLSNFGVKDEFQIDKYKLDDKQEVPAYPKSADGSIMIVLATDAPVDSRQLRRIGKRSGIGLGRTGSHFSNGSGDIVIAFSTAHKIKHISSEIVESRCQLRDDHAIMNDLFLAAAEVTEEAILNSLSQAVTTTGRMGNIVHAYPFD; from the coding sequence ATGAATGGACCGAAGAAAATCCGAGATCGTGGCATTACAATTGGGCGGCTACCTATCGGTGAGAAGAACTGTATTACGGATGTAGCGGGTGTAAAGGTAGGACATATCACGCTTGATAAGCCGTTGGCGGGTGAAGAATACGCTGCAACAGGTGTGACGGCTATTTTGCCACACGGCGATAACTTGTTTCAAAATAAAGTAGTCGGCGCGACCTATGTGTTAAATGGTTTTGGTAAAACAACGGGGCTTGTTCAAGTAGATGAATTGGGACTCATTGAATCACCGATCATGTTGACGAATACATTTGGCGTTCCTGCGGTAACACAAGGAACGCTTCAATATATGTTAGAAGAAACACCGGAAATCGGCGATTCGACCGGAACCATCAATATCGTTGTAGGTGAATGCAATGATAGTCGATTAAATTCGATTCGTGCGCTACCGGTTCAACCGAGTGATGCGACTGCTGCGATTAAAGAAGCGTCGACTGGTGCTTCATTGGAAGGGGCAATTGGTGCTGGAAAAGGAATGATTTGCTTCGGTTATAAAGGCGGAATCGGTACTTCATCCAGAGTCGTTCAAGATGATGCATCAGGAAAGTCTTACACAATGGGCTGTCTCGTTCTTAGTAATTTCGGCGTGAAAGATGAATTTCAAATTGATAAATATAAACTAGATGACAAACAAGAAGTTCCGGCTTATCCCAAATCAGCGGATGGTTCTATCATGATTGTTTTGGCTACAGATGCCCCGGTAGATAGCAGGCAGTTGCGAAGGATAGGGAAAAGAAGTGGAATCGGGCTTGGCAGGACGGGTAGCCATTTCAGCAATGGAAGCGGGGACATTGTCATTGCTTTTTCGACAGCCCATAAAATAAAGCATATTTCCTCGGAAATTGTCGAAAGTAGATGTCAATTAAGGGATGATCATGCCATTATGAATGATCTTTTCCTTGCGGCCGCTGAAGTTACCGAAGAAGCGATACTGAATTCTTTGTCGCAAGCAGTAACTACAACGGGACGTATGGGGAATATTGTTCATGCCTATCCGTTTGATTAA
- a CDS encoding histidine phosphatase family protein codes for MGKVVYLVRHCEAEGQAPHAKLTPEGKRQAEELALFFGKVKIERIISSPFVRARSTALPIAESKGLSIEQNSDLAERVLSSQDEENWLEKLRDSFLDVHLKYKGGESSIEAMTRAYKVLKEISGDRPTVIVTHGNLMTLLLRCFDKRFGFEEWKALTNPDVFRISETGGHVSVKRVWEG; via the coding sequence ATGGGAAAAGTAGTCTATCTCGTGCGTCACTGTGAGGCTGAAGGGCAAGCGCCGCATGCAAAATTGACGCCAGAAGGAAAGAGGCAAGCAGAGGAACTGGCATTGTTTTTTGGAAAAGTCAAGATAGAACGAATCATATCAAGTCCTTTCGTCCGTGCAAGGAGCACGGCATTGCCGATTGCTGAATCGAAAGGATTGTCTATTGAACAAAATAGTGATTTGGCTGAGCGTGTGCTTAGTTCGCAGGATGAAGAAAATTGGCTCGAAAAATTAAGAGACAGTTTTTTGGATGTCCATTTAAAATATAAGGGTGGCGAGTCTTCGATAGAAGCAATGACGCGTGCCTATAAAGTATTAAAGGAAATAAGTGGCGATAGACCTACAGTCATTGTGACGCATGGCAATCTGATGACACTATTGTTGAGGTGTTTTGACAAGCGTTTCGGATTCGAGGAGTGGAAAGCGCTCACGAACCCGGATGTTTTTCGTATTTCTGAAACAGGTGGACATGTTTCGGTTAAGCGTGTTTGGGAGGGCTAA
- the thiW gene encoding energy coupling factor transporter S component ThiW, whose product MNTRKLAIMTMFVAIAVAGSAFVSFPAGIARAYPIQHAVNVVAAIMLGPIPALTIAFVTGLVRLLTGTGSLLAFPGGMLGAYLAGVMYKRFGKTAFAALGEVIGTGFIAPLFAVPYAKILMGTTVTPFFFVPPFLISSFSGAALGLLLAARLQHTHVGKQLGTLE is encoded by the coding sequence ATGAATACACGAAAACTTGCGATTATGACGATGTTTGTCGCAATCGCTGTCGCTGGATCTGCATTTGTTTCATTCCCCGCAGGTATCGCACGCGCATACCCAATTCAACATGCAGTCAATGTAGTGGCAGCGATTATGCTCGGACCAATTCCAGCACTTACGATTGCCTTTGTAACGGGGCTTGTTCGCTTATTAACCGGAACTGGTTCACTTCTTGCATTTCCAGGCGGCATGCTTGGCGCTTACTTGGCGGGTGTGATGTACAAACGATTTGGAAAGACTGCGTTTGCTGCGCTTGGCGAAGTGATCGGAACAGGTTTCATCGCGCCATTGTTTGCAGTTCCCTACGCTAAAATACTGATGGGCACGACGGTCACCCCCTTTTTCTTTGTCCCACCGTTTCTGATTTCCAGTTTTAGCGGAGCAGCATTGGGGCTACTTCTTGCTGCACGATTACAACACACACACGTCGGAAAACAACTCGGGACATTAGAATAG
- the thiM gene encoding hydroxyethylthiazole kinase, with protein sequence MTEGGNLSMNQTENLLKKLRTEQPLIHCITNIVVANFQANGLLALGASPVMADAIEEAADIAAVSSATILNIGTLKRDTVEAIILAGNSAVKNGSPVVLDPVGAGATSFRKGSVQRILKEVDVTLIRCNAGELATIAGVDWQVKGVDAGEGDADIEEIAKEMARAHNCLVAVSGRVDIVTDGHEIIKITGGHPLMTRVTGVGCLLSSIVGAFLAVGHENQLEAVATALNFYKRAGEKAAELADGPGDFVAHFLNGLYSKEDIEK encoded by the coding sequence ATGACTGAAGGCGGGAATTTATCAATGAATCAAACCGAGAATCTCTTAAAAAAACTACGAACAGAGCAACCGCTTATTCACTGCATCACAAATATCGTCGTCGCAAATTTCCAAGCAAACGGCTTACTTGCACTCGGCGCATCGCCAGTCATGGCGGATGCAATCGAAGAAGCCGCCGATATCGCAGCGGTGTCGTCAGCGACCATTTTAAATATCGGAACATTAAAACGAGATACTGTGGAAGCCATCATTCTGGCTGGAAATAGCGCTGTAAAAAATGGATCACCTGTTGTTCTCGATCCGGTTGGCGCTGGCGCTACTTCTTTCCGCAAAGGAAGCGTCCAGCGAATATTGAAAGAGGTAGATGTCACCCTGATTCGATGTAATGCCGGTGAACTCGCAACGATTGCGGGGGTTGATTGGCAGGTTAAGGGGGTCGATGCGGGTGAAGGCGATGCCGATATCGAAGAAATTGCGAAAGAGATGGCGCGTGCACACAATTGCCTCGTAGCCGTCTCCGGAAGAGTCGATATCGTGACAGATGGCCATGAAATCATCAAAATAACAGGCGGGCATCCGCTTATGACGCGTGTCACTGGCGTTGGATGCTTATTAAGTAGTATCGTCGGTGCTTTTTTAGCAGTTGGCCATGAAAATCAGCTAGAAGCCGTCGCTACCGCATTGAATTTTTATAAACGTGCTGGTGAAAAAGCCGCAGAACTGGCCGATGGACCAGGTGATTTTGTTGCCCATTTTCTGAACGGACTTTATTCGAAGGAGGATATTGAAAAATGA